A genome region from Dehalococcoidia bacterium includes the following:
- a CDS encoding SDR family oxidoreductase — protein sequence MARLEGKVAVITGATGGIGRAAAKLFVDEGARVALVDLDEAALREVAESIGEERASYTAADVTQPNETQAYINAAVDRWGGIDILLANAGIEGELAPITDYPIDVFDRVMAVNVRGPWLGVKYVMPVMSQDGGGSIVITSSGAGVNGTPDMSAYGISKHAVIGLMRTTALEGAPFGIRANTVNPAPIETRMMRSIENMRVASMDDSAVTVDVVKQSSASRIPLERYGTPEEVAHLMLFLASDESSYCTGGVYMVDGGRSAGSR from the coding sequence ATGGCGCGCCTCGAGGGCAAGGTTGCGGTGATTACTGGGGCCACTGGTGGTATCGGCCGAGCGGCGGCGAAGCTGTTTGTGGATGAGGGGGCTCGGGTTGCGCTGGTCGACCTTGATGAGGCGGCGCTTCGGGAGGTTGCTGAGTCCATCGGTGAGGAGAGGGCCAGCTACACCGCGGCGGACGTGACTCAACCGAACGAGACACAGGCGTACATCAACGCGGCCGTCGATCGCTGGGGTGGCATCGACATACTCCTGGCCAACGCGGGAATCGAGGGAGAACTGGCTCCGATAACCGACTATCCAATCGACGTCTTCGACCGGGTTATGGCGGTCAATGTTCGCGGACCATGGCTCGGGGTCAAGTACGTGATGCCGGTGATGAGCCAGGACGGTGGCGGCAGCATCGTCATCACGTCCTCCGGCGCAGGCGTCAACGGAACGCCGGACATGTCGGCGTACGGCATCAGCAAGCATGCGGTCATCGGACTGATGCGCACCACCGCGCTGGAGGGGGCGCCGTTCGGTATTCGGGCCAACACCGTGAATCCGGCTCCAATCGAGACGCGCATGATGCGCTCCATAGAGAATATGCGCGTGGCATCCATGGACGACTCAGCAGTCACCGTCGATGTGGTGAAACAGTCCTCGGCGTCGCGCATCCCGCTGGAACGGTACGGGACTCCTGAGGAGGTAGCTCATCTTATGCTTTTCCTCGCCAGCGACGAAAGCAGCTACTGCACCGGCGGCGTCTACATGGTG
- a CDS encoding molybdopterin-dependent oxidoreductase, with translation MKLRTLGFGALTGVFLTAPLIAILYLVDKWIDLSFPPFDTFDWVARILPGPMVTFGIDLMVDSLMLVGLSVKDFAKTAEQIMAVMIFLGAGVVATIIIFALVERRIWGARPQLGALVGLIVGIPVALITFSIGQSSLDPTVNFVWVLIASVAWGTASALVAQRLIPERQVFVSEDGERSVEVLGRRQFLVRMGVATATLTVAGAGIGRVMAGNEQRRLEAELVAMKQRVADSAAAGIIELPNEDDPLKPALGTRPEYTQVRDHYKIFIRSQPSIIDGDTYTLPITGSVENPMSLTIDDIRNRYDPKNEFVTLACISNRVGGDLISTTYWTGASLQDILADLKPLPSATHLFIESEDGFFETVALDLIASDPRIMLAYNWDGRPIPFDHGFPLRIWIPDRYGMKQPKWITSIEVIDQYKPGYWVERDWDEVARMHATAVIDTVAIDAIIEDGDQKLIPVGGIAHAGVRGISKVEVRVDEDGPWQEAQLRKPLSDATWVIWRYDWPFEEGRHNFEVRTYEADGTPQTEEVNPPRPSGATGLHSKNATIEA, from the coding sequence ATGAAACTGCGAACCCTCGGTTTTGGCGCATTGACCGGCGTCTTCCTCACGGCTCCGCTCATAGCCATCCTGTACCTCGTGGACAAGTGGATCGACCTGTCTTTCCCGCCGTTCGACACGTTCGACTGGGTAGCGCGCATACTGCCGGGCCCGATGGTGACGTTCGGCATCGACCTGATGGTCGACTCCCTGATGCTGGTGGGGCTGAGCGTCAAGGACTTCGCGAAGACCGCAGAGCAGATCATGGCGGTCATGATATTCCTGGGCGCCGGAGTCGTGGCGACGATCATCATCTTCGCGCTCGTGGAGAGGCGCATCTGGGGCGCCCGGCCTCAGCTTGGCGCGCTGGTCGGGCTGATCGTCGGCATACCTGTCGCACTCATCACGTTCAGCATCGGCCAGTCGTCCCTTGACCCGACCGTGAACTTCGTTTGGGTGCTGATCGCGTCGGTGGCCTGGGGAACAGCGTCGGCGCTGGTGGCCCAACGACTGATACCGGAGCGCCAGGTCTTCGTCTCCGAGGACGGAGAGCGGTCCGTCGAGGTACTTGGCAGACGCCAGTTCCTGGTGCGGATGGGAGTCGCGACCGCGACCCTCACAGTGGCCGGAGCTGGCATCGGGCGAGTCATGGCTGGCAACGAACAGCGAAGGCTGGAGGCCGAGCTCGTCGCAATGAAGCAGCGAGTCGCCGACAGTGCGGCAGCAGGCATAATCGAGCTTCCCAACGAAGACGATCCCCTGAAACCCGCCCTGGGCACCCGACCCGAGTACACCCAGGTCAGGGACCACTACAAGATATTCATCCGGTCTCAGCCTAGTATCATCGACGGCGACACCTACACGCTGCCGATCACGGGTTCCGTAGAGAACCCCATGTCGCTGACCATCGACGACATCCGAAACAGGTACGACCCGAAGAACGAGTTCGTCACTCTTGCCTGCATCTCGAACCGGGTGGGCGGAGACCTCATCAGCACGACCTACTGGACTGGCGCGAGCCTGCAGGACATCCTCGCGGACCTGAAGCCGCTGCCGAGCGCGACGCACCTGTTCATCGAGAGCGAAGACGGCTTCTTCGAGACCGTTGCCCTCGATCTGATAGCGTCTGACCCCAGGATCATGCTGGCCTACAACTGGGACGGACGTCCGATACCGTTCGACCACGGCTTCCCGCTGAGGATCTGGATCCCGGATCGCTATGGCATGAAGCAGCCGAAGTGGATAACCAGCATCGAGGTCATCGACCAGTACAAGCCCGGCTACTGGGTGGAGCGTGACTGGGATGAGGTCGCGCGTATGCACGCCACGGCGGTCATCGATACCGTGGCCATAGACGCGATTATCGAGGACGGAGACCAAAAGCTGATACCTGTCGGCGGAATCGCGCACGCGGGAGTCCGGGGTATCTCGAAGGTCGAAGTCCGGGTCGACGAAGACGGGCCGTGGCAAGAGGCGCAGCTCCGCAAGCCTCTCTCCGATGCGACGTGGGTGATCTGGCGGTACGACTGGCCCTTCGAAGAGGGTCGACACAACTTCGAGGTGCGAACCTACGAGGCCGACGGCACTCCACAGACCGAGGAGGTCAACCCGCCCAGGCCCAGCGGCGCGACCGGCCTGCACTCCAAGAACGCGACGATCGAGGCGTAG
- a CDS encoding amidase produces MTELFELTAREAVDKLRSGAVSTSELIDAALGRIEQTDGALNALPILCADRAREHAARLEHPDPADAPRGYLYGLPIAIKDMKDVGGVLCTRGSPIFADHVPEESDLLVTILESRGGVVLAKSNTPEFAAGANTFNEVFGKTRNPWNTDMTCGGSSGGSATALASGQVWLASGSDLGGSLRIPASFCSVIGLRPTPGRVAHGPRSMPFGTLAVEGPMGRTVGDTALMLDAQAGAYREDPLSLPAPERSFVDWVDNPTTPRRIGFTPDLGLTAVDPEVAEICRNAMAHFRDMGAEVEDASPDMGDSEWIFQTLRGASFVANYRTLLAERRSELKPEMIWNIEHGLGLSQDDLARAKLERGALINRTAEFFGKYDLLACPVVLAPPFDVNIRYLSEVNGVEFDTYISWLIMTFALTLTSAPAISVPCGFTESGLPVGLQIVAPWKEEGYLLGASALFEEAAGLSKLVPMDPRTAV; encoded by the coding sequence ATGACAGAACTTTTCGAACTCACTGCAAGAGAGGCGGTCGACAAGCTCAGGAGCGGGGCGGTTTCGACTTCGGAACTGATCGACGCGGCGCTCGGGCGCATTGAGCAAACCGACGGCGCTCTCAACGCGCTCCCAATCCTGTGCGCTGATCGGGCACGAGAGCACGCCGCCAGGCTGGAACACCCCGATCCCGCCGACGCGCCGCGCGGGTACCTGTACGGCCTGCCAATCGCGATCAAGGACATGAAGGACGTCGGGGGCGTGCTATGCACGCGTGGGTCGCCGATCTTCGCAGACCACGTGCCCGAGGAGTCCGACCTGCTCGTCACCATCCTGGAGTCGAGAGGTGGCGTGGTTCTGGCGAAGTCGAACACTCCCGAGTTCGCCGCCGGTGCGAACACGTTCAACGAGGTGTTCGGGAAGACCCGCAACCCGTGGAACACCGACATGACCTGCGGCGGCTCGTCCGGAGGCTCAGCGACCGCGCTGGCATCCGGACAGGTATGGCTGGCGTCGGGGAGCGACCTCGGAGGCAGCCTGCGTATTCCGGCGAGCTTCTGCTCGGTCATCGGACTCCGTCCGACGCCGGGTAGGGTCGCACACGGGCCGAGGTCGATGCCGTTCGGCACACTGGCGGTCGAAGGTCCGATGGGACGCACGGTTGGAGACACGGCGCTGATGCTGGACGCGCAGGCCGGAGCGTACCGCGAAGACCCTCTCAGCCTGCCCGCGCCTGAGAGGTCGTTCGTCGACTGGGTGGACAACCCGACGACGCCACGCCGAATCGGGTTCACGCCGGACCTGGGTCTGACTGCAGTCGACCCGGAGGTCGCCGAGATCTGCCGCAATGCCATGGCCCACTTCAGGGACATGGGCGCTGAGGTCGAAGACGCGAGCCCCGACATGGGCGACTCGGAGTGGATATTCCAGACTCTCAGAGGGGCGTCGTTCGTGGCGAACTACAGGACGCTGCTTGCCGAGCGCAGGTCGGAACTCAAGCCTGAGATGATCTGGAACATCGAGCACGGCCTGGGGCTGTCGCAGGACGACCTCGCGCGCGCCAAGCTGGAGCGCGGGGCGCTCATCAACCGCACCGCGGAGTTCTTCGGCAAGTACGACCTGCTCGCGTGCCCGGTGGTGCTCGCTCCGCCGTTCGACGTGAACATCCGATACCTGAGCGAAGTGAACGGCGTGGAGTTCGACACCTACATCAGCTGGCTGATCATGACGTTCGCGCTGACGCTGACGAGCGCTCCTGCGATCTCGGTGCCGTGTGGATTTACAGAGTCGGGGCTGCCTGTGGGTCTGCAGATCGTCGCCCCCTGGAAAGAGGAGGGCTACCTGCTCGGGGCGTCTGCGCTGTTCGAGGAGGCGGCTGGGCTGAGCAAGCTGGTGCCGATGGATCCGCGTACGGCTGTGTAG